One genomic segment of Nocardia spumae includes these proteins:
- a CDS encoding family 1 glycosylhydrolase, translating into MREPNRRQVLATGLAAAAALLLPVPAGADPARRAASALAPLGPDFVWGVATSGFQTEGHAPESNWTRYVASGAVEPYRDSVRFLDSYADDVDRAARLGATSFRMSVEWARVQPSPDGWDEQAFAGYDRIVEAVRAAGMTPMLTLDHWVYPGWAADRGGWRNQGMVDDWLANARKVVERYGSLDPIWVTINEPAAYLGTEVRIGALAREEWPAAMDRLASVHNEIYDVIHAAHPDAMVTSNIGFVPGSETEVNQPYIDKVRDKLDFVGVDYYFGPTPSTGDSPTSAGAPAMWELPLQTEGIYYALRHYARQFPDKPLYVVENGMPTENGAPRPDGYTRADHLRDTVYWIQRAKADGIDVRGYNYWSLTDNYEWGSYTPRFGLYTVDVGSDPDLVRRPTDAVEVFAALSRAGGVPADYRPTRTPVSCSQVDPPASCDEPVMLPGADPAL; encoded by the coding sequence ATGCGAGAGCCGAATCGCCGCCAGGTGCTGGCCACCGGATTGGCGGCGGCAGCCGCGCTGCTGCTACCGGTCCCGGCGGGCGCCGACCCCGCACGCCGGGCGGCGTCGGCCCTCGCTCCCCTGGGCCCGGATTTCGTGTGGGGGGTGGCCACGTCCGGCTTCCAGACCGAAGGCCACGCACCCGAGAGCAATTGGACGCGCTACGTCGCCTCCGGCGCGGTCGAACCGTACCGGGATTCGGTGCGGTTTCTCGACAGCTACGCCGACGATGTCGACCGCGCCGCGCGGCTGGGTGCCACGAGTTTCCGGATGAGCGTGGAATGGGCGCGGGTACAGCCGAGTCCGGACGGGTGGGACGAGCAGGCCTTCGCCGGCTACGACCGCATCGTCGAGGCCGTCCGCGCCGCGGGCATGACTCCGATGCTGACGCTGGATCACTGGGTGTATCCGGGCTGGGCCGCCGATCGCGGCGGCTGGCGTAACCAGGGCATGGTCGACGATTGGCTGGCGAACGCGCGGAAAGTGGTGGAACGCTACGGATCCCTCGACCCGATCTGGGTGACGATCAACGAACCGGCCGCCTATCTGGGCACCGAGGTTCGCATCGGCGCCTTGGCGCGCGAGGAGTGGCCCGCGGCGATGGACCGGCTGGCCAGTGTTCACAACGAGATCTACGACGTCATCCACGCCGCTCACCCGGATGCGATGGTCACCAGCAATATCGGGTTCGTGCCCGGATCCGAGACCGAGGTGAATCAGCCCTATATCGACAAGGTGCGCGACAAACTCGATTTCGTCGGCGTCGACTACTACTTCGGCCCCACCCCGAGTACCGGTGACTCACCGACCTCGGCGGGCGCACCGGCCATGTGGGAGCTGCCGCTGCAGACCGAGGGCATCTACTACGCGCTGCGCCACTACGCGCGTCAGTTCCCCGACAAGCCGCTGTACGTCGTGGAGAACGGGATGCCGACCGAGAACGGCGCACCCCGCCCCGACGGCTACACCCGGGCCGATCATCTGCGCGACACGGTGTACTGGATTCAACGCGCCAAGGCCGACGGTATCGATGTGCGCGGCTACAACTACTGGAGCCTCACCGACAACTACGAATGGGGCAGTTACACACCGCGTTTCGGCCTCTACACCGTCGATGTGGGCTCCGATCCCGACCTGGTTCGCCGGCCGACCGACGCCGTGGAGGTGTTCGCTGCGCTCAGCCGCGCGGGCGGGGTGCCGGCCGATTACCGGCCGACCCGGACTCCGGTGTCGTGCTCGCAGGTCGATCCGCCCGCCAGTTGTGACGAGCCGGTGATGCTGCCGGGAGCCGATCCGGCGCTGTAA
- a CDS encoding SAM-dependent methyltransferase: MEPGSPVDLRQHQPHTARMYDYYLGGQDHYSADAQAAEQVVTIWPGVRTAAQQNRAFIHRVTRFLAEAGVRQFLDIGTGIPTEPNLHQVAQQVAPDSRVVYVDNDPIVLVHARALMVSSPQGRTNYVSADVTTPEKILDAPGLRDTLDLTRPVALSLNALMHFVPDEQDPYGIVTTLMDSLAPGSYLVMTHVTPDFDPAVIASVVDIYRGSGLPCQVRSREEFLRFFEGLELVDPGVQVPHCWRPDGVAPPKKMDAQVSAYAGVARK; encoded by the coding sequence GTGGAACCCGGCTCCCCTGTCGACCTGCGGCAGCACCAGCCTCACACCGCCCGCATGTACGACTACTATCTCGGCGGCCAGGACCACTACAGCGCGGACGCGCAGGCGGCCGAACAGGTGGTGACGATCTGGCCGGGGGTGCGCACGGCCGCACAGCAGAACAGGGCTTTCATACATCGGGTGACCCGGTTCCTCGCCGAGGCGGGGGTGCGTCAATTCCTCGATATCGGCACCGGTATCCCGACCGAGCCGAACCTGCATCAGGTCGCCCAGCAGGTCGCGCCGGACTCGCGAGTGGTGTATGTCGACAACGATCCGATCGTGCTCGTTCACGCCAGGGCGTTGATGGTGAGTTCACCGCAGGGGCGCACCAACTACGTCTCCGCCGATGTCACGACACCCGAAAAGATCCTCGACGCCCCGGGATTGCGCGACACGCTGGACCTGACCCGCCCGGTCGCTCTCAGCCTCAACGCGTTGATGCATTTCGTGCCCGACGAGCAGGATCCCTACGGCATCGTCACCACGCTGATGGACAGCCTCGCTCCCGGATCCTATCTCGTGATGACCCATGTCACGCCGGACTTCGACCCGGCGGTCATCGCTTCCGTGGTCGACATCTACCGCGGCAGCGGGCTGCCGTGCCAGGTCCGCAGCCGTGAGGAGTTCCTGCGGTTCTTCGAGGGATTGGAACTGGTCGACCCCGGTGTGCAGGTGCCCCACTGCTGGCGCCCGGACGGTGTGGCGCCTCCGAAGAAGATGGACGCGCAGGTGTCCGCCTACGCGGGCGTGGCACGCAAGTAA